The region AGTCATTTCAACTAATTTCTGACCAAAAATAAACTATAACTAGTATATGCATAACAACAGTTAATTCAAGTGATGCTTGGTCGGAAAACTCATCAAAATTGCTAAAggtaataataaattcaaagtTGAGTTACTGatagtaaaacaaaaaatataatcgatAATTACAAGTGAAAAATGCCACAAAAATTGAAGGACAAGTGTAAAAAGTTCTTTCAACAACTATAGACATTATATAGCATGAAATTCGAAAATTTCAAAGCTGGAAACAAGCTTAACAAGGAAAAACAGCTAATTATAAATTCGGTGTCATTTCAAATTCCTACTACTAAGAGAGCAAGAAAGCAAATTCTAGGGTTCCATGATTTTCAATTCGATCCCTCttaaattttactaaacacATACCCCCCATTTCAAGAAACAGCTACAAAATTGGGGAAGTAGAAATGGCTTACCAGAAAGTGATGGTTTAGGAGCTGCGGAAGGTTCATGAGACCTCGATGAAGAAACCCTTTTTCCGGAAGATGAACCGTCCATGTCTATCCAAACcgattttttgtttgatttttggaAAATTTCTGATATCCAGAACGATTTCTTCAGAAGAGAGGGTTCGGGGAGTTGTAGAAGGAAAGAAATCTGGAAATGAAGAATATGACCGTTGGGTAGTGGATTAAAATAACGGAATTTGAAATTTGGAATCTGGGGTTTTTCTGACCGTTGGGAGTGTGTGAGCTGTCAGTTTCGTTCTGAGTCGTAATAACGGCCGAATTCAGCTCCTGGTTAGTTGCAAGTTGCAACACGGTGTTATTGCGTTTCAAATGTTTATTGGGCCTGCTCCAATTAGTTTTGGGCTTCATTGTTAGTCTATATCTTTAAGCAATCCTGGATTCACCATGTACATTGTGGAGCGTTTATAAATTTGTACCTTTAATTTATGTGTGTTGCTATTTGTACCACACTTTATTGAAAAGTagtgtaaataattttagaatggtaaaagataaaaatttttaataatttcatagGTGATttaaataagcaataaagatGTAAATATAGCTATTTACACCACTCTGGTCAAATGTAATTTACGagatttcattaataattttttaattaaaaatataaaaatctaaacattaaaacaaaaaacaaaaaaaaaaaaagaagataactTCTCGCCTTTTCCGGTGAGAAGGTAGCTCAGTGGGTCGCATTCTCACCGAGGAAGGCAACCGACATcgtatctttttttcttaaaaaaaaaaataataaagagatATGACTTGATTTTgttaaacaatttatttattttttaaaaagagaagcgaagtcatttttttttcccaaaaaaccATCATCCAGATCTACttcacaaaattattatacattttaattctaatacagtttcatttgacaatgtaCACATACATCTGTAACGATATACATCACGGTAAtaacttaaaaagaaaaaaaaatgacagtGTATTAGACCATGGTGCAATCGTATAACAAATTGCGAAACCTATAGAATGAGACAATTTAGTATAGGTAACTTAGCTTTAAAGAGATTGAATTTAGATTTCATATATCCATGTGGAGATGCAGCCTTCACTTGTGTTTAATGCCTTACAAACTCCTTCCCTTTCTTACACTCTTGATAgcatctttgcattgtagaattTTACAAGGAACTTATAATTAGGTTATGGATTTGTACTGGTTGATAAAACAACTCTCAATAACTAATAAACTTAAGTACATATATACTACTGAAATTTCCATTACATTTTTTAGCTAACTATAGACTGCAGGGCCTTGATTGGGAAgatagatgattttttttttgtgtaacccAGGGTTTTAGTGTCGGACAGGGAAGATAGGTTATGGTGCTGCAGCTTTTATTCTGTTGTCCAGGCCAACCACAGTGGTGGCACGTTTCTTGCGTGTTTTTTTACCCTTTTGATTATTGGTGGCGGCTTTAGGCGTCTGGGTACAAGCAATATAGCAGCCAATTGAGTCTACATACCACCCATTTCTCCCCTTCAACCCAGCAATCTTACCCCCTTCCACAGGCAGTGAAAAGGGGGTTCCTTCTTCCAACCCAAATGGCCCAAATGTCCTCTGCAGGTTGCTTTTAAAGGTGAGCGATCGGATCACAAGGCTGCCACGTTGTGGTCCATAGTAGCCACTAATACTGGTTAGGTATTCCTCTGGAAATTGTAGCTTTACCTGAAATGGTGAAGTGGATGGAAGAAAcaagcaaatatcaattttagtctCACGAGTATTAGCAAAATAACAGTTTTGATTCACATGTTTAATTCctatcaatttttattcacGACTGTTGTTTTATTACTAATTTTCATCCATAActaactattgttttagtagcaAAATTCATCCCCGGCCTTCGTTTTAATATTGTCATGTTTGTCTAAACGGAGGTTTTGGTTAAGTGAACAAAGTAAAAATTGAATGACAAAATGACTtgaaaactaaggaagtttttgTCACATACCTCCCCAGTTTTGTCACCACCATTTCCTCCATGCTTCTTTTCTGCAGTAAAAGGCCTGCCATTTTTATTGTAAACTACCTTTATGGAGTCAATACAACGGCCATACACGAGGCTTATCTCTCTTATTCCATCGATGCTACCATCATCACAGTCACTGCCTCCATGAACACCCCATGGTCCAATTTCTATTCTTTTCTTCACTGCAGTAGCTTCTTCCTGCAcccaagaatataataatataggtCTGAGTTATAAAGAAAACTCGAAAAGATTAAAGAGTTCGGTCAATAAATGATACCATTGTTGTTGATCCAAGAGAGTGCAGAACGAAGAAACTGATGATGAAAGATAGATAGCTAATGAGGGGTTGCAGCAATGaatgtttaaatatatatagcaGCAATGGCTTTATGAGACTTAGAGCCAAGAGACTGATTTAGAGAAGAGATAAGTGTAAGTGGTTGTAGCATCTGATACCTATGTTGCCTTGTGGTATAGATAGATACTCCTGGCCTGATGGGTACAACATACATATTTTCGCTGCCATTGTTTTGTGTTGGAATCTGATACTATGATGTTTGTGGAGTATCGGATGCAATCTGAAAAAGATTCAAAGGAGATGGCAGTAGAACAAGGACTAATCTGAAAATTCCCCAGATAATAAACTTttgtttgaaatttaaaatttttttacaagGTTGTTTTCCTTgccggcaaaggatcacaaggaggtaaaccaaccaaCCCATGCGCCCATGGGAGTTTGAGGTTTGAACCGATGACCTCTCAGCTACAGGTGGATCACTCTTACCACCTGAGCTAGGATTACCCCCAAGCATATGCATAAGAATTAATTCAGATGATGCTTGGTTGAAAAAACTCACCAAAATGGCTAAAACtcttaaaaagtaataataaattcaaagtcaagttactaattttttttattttttatttttaaagatagTGGATTACAAGTGAAAAAATGTCACAAAAGTTGCTTGACTAAGTGTAAAAAGTTCTTTCATCAACAACTATAGACATTATATACTATGgaatttgaaattttcaaatcaagaaaacaatcttaacaaaaaaaaaaaaaaaacaacgtaactaattataaaattttgtgtcTCTGATCGATATGTGTTTTCACTTTGTCAAAGGTCTGCAAACATTCTATCTAAGGAAGTTAATTACTTTTATGTTAGACTATATGGAGTGTTATTTTACCCCTCCCTTTTAATGTTTTCTTAGTTGatttaatgaataaatttttttttttaaagtatggGTAACATTATTTGTATTAATTCATTAGACATGTCTGCATAAAGGATAACCTTATTGAAAtgtgtaacttttttttttttctatacttATATAACAATCAACACTATATTTCAATTGTAAGATATTGGACTTGACCTTTCAAGCTTCCATCCACCATGTTATCTGTTCATGGAAGAATGTTTTCATAGaatttgcattctttaaatttgagaaaaataaatttcttccttcatatggtatttttttttttcgaaagtCATTGAGAAAAAATGTTGAACATTGGAATTGTGAGACAAAAATACCTCTATACAtctttgttaattattattatgtaaggACATGTTAGTCtttatacttaattattattccTTAAATCAATATTCTCACAAACAATACaatagaattaatattttcgtaatttcttttttcatgaaatttaaatttcatttctcaaaataaattacacacacacatatataatctAATAGATTTAACGGTTGAAAAAATAGTCGTGTCATttcataaatatacaaacttTCAAAATCTTTGGGGTAGGTGCTTGGCAATTAGAATATTATAGTTGGTAGTTGATTGTATTAATTAGTTGTTTTGACCAGTTTGTGGTATTAGCGAAATTTGTAAAAATGTATTTGGTAAATGAGTAGGGGTAGCCGAAAACATGTAACATGCTTACAAGGACATAAGTCTAtcaaattttttccaacaaaaaaagtctattaattttatttatttaactaggtttaaattattttaaacttattattatttattatttaataggtttaattaaggaaaaaacATAAGATTAGTAGTGTTGTTTCTAGAATTTGTTTCAGTAATGGAGGAGATTTATTGGGGGTAAttttgacttttaccaattaattacaAACAACTATTTAAAAACTGCTCTATCTAGTGTTTTGATAATGTGTCATAGTTGTGTAAGATCGTTTCACATAtttttattcgtgagacgggtctggtcgggtcaatatgaaaatgtaatacttatactgaaaaaatgtaatactaattaggaattaAGTGTTTGCTACTTATGAgggaaattgtaatacttttgataacaaatgtaatgcttttacatttttttcaaaagtattacgcattttcatataagtaataaatattttattctttattagtattgtatttttccacatataattattatatatgatcttgacctgacccgtctcacagacaaggatccgtgagacatCTCATGCAAGTTTTACCTTTGAGAATTGGCTGATTACCACACActcattttagttaattgacAAAGTCAAATAGGCAAAGCCGGTTAAACTAGCTAAAAATTGATTGATCAGCTTTTACCAAGCACTTCCTTTGTGCTTATGAAATTGAACccagcatttttttttcttattgtttAGTTATTATCATCTTAAATAGatggaaaaatggtcaaataagtacCTGAACTTTACGtctttacctgaaaagtcaattaggtctcTAAATTTTTATAAGGTACAATTACaccctttaacatgttaaaagAGACAATTAAGCCCTAAAATCGATaaatgacctataatagcatGTTATTTCAGTTTAGGCCTAAAAATCTAACGACTGGCGATTGCTAAACTGTCGCTGGTCACCATTCCCAGCGGAAGCCCGCCGGAATGCGATTGGTCAGTCGCCGAATTTTTAGCCCTGAACTGAAATGAATTGCTATTACAAGTCATTTGTCGATTTTAAGGCTTCATTGCctcaatttaacatgttaaagagtgtaattgtattttttataaagtttaaggatctaattgactttttagataaaatttagcgacatatttaaccatttttttaaatagattggtgacactgaaaatttgcttaatattgttattttttaatattagtatatttaaatgtatttggataatattgatgttatctaatttgttaattagataatatcaaaagagtttgaacctatcaaaactctttatcctACAGCTATAAATAGGAACTCTCAGTATTCGTCCTcggaaaaatcatagaaatagttttgaagcttatttagagaattagagatcatgatcatgaaaataaaagccccatgatcctaaatgtaaaagttctccttgaaaatcatgcctatcatgttgatccaaacctcctgaagatcaagccatttgaaatccggaggcccttcagaagaacaagcatataagttcttctctgaagatcaagccacttgaAATCTGGAGGCTCTTCAATGGAGCGTTCAAGACGTCAACTAAAGAATCAGAGGACCACATATCAGCTTGCACCCACACCCACACCCATATTGATATATTACATGTAACATGAATTTTGAATCCCATAtagatatattcaaaattttctttgttcacatagataaatcaaattatttatatttctcatgacaagcttagttctcatttgatctcattgtatatataatttgttcaTTAGATACAACTAACATCACACACTTTTAAGATTTCAAACTACAAAGAACGATTAAATAAgtttgtttccaaaaaaaaaaacgatataATTTGTTCATTAGATACAACTAACATCACACACTTTTAAGATTTCAAACTACAAAGAACGATTAAATAAgtttgtttccaaaaaaaaaaacgatataATTTGTTCATTAGATACAACTAACATCACACACTTTTAAGATTTCAAACTACAAAGAACGATTAAATAAgtttgtttccaaaaaaaaaaacgatataATTTGTTCATTAGATACAACTAACATCACACACTTTTAAGATTTCAAACTACAAATAACGATTAAATAAgtttgtttccaaaaaaaaaaaaaaaagaacgatTAAATAAGTTGATGCCCTCGATTAGCGTGAACTAACCTCGTGTGAAGTGTTAATTAACGAGTAAAACAACAGCCTAGCTATCTAAATGATTAGATtaggttaattaatttttttttaatactattaactctattagaatgcagtatctgtcaccacctcccgtataaagagaaaggtttgatgtcactggaccacaagatcttagcaggttaattaattattaatctctCCAAAAATTGAATTGTTAACGTAGGTAAACGTGTCGTGATGAAAGCAATAGCCGTTCGACCAACCAACAACGACGAGCCTTCATCTTGAATTATTGGAAATTGTGAAAATTCAGTATTGATAAGTGATCGAATCATCAGAACATGCTGCTACTTAATTCTgattatttcttgtttaatATTTGCCTCAGCAACCcatttcaaaactttttaaaaataagagatttaaactattttataaTGCCGTAAATAACAAATGGCGCCAACGTAacgaccaaattaaattaattaatttgtgttttaattatGATGAAATTCTTAATTGATCTTACAACGGTGCTATTACTCTGTCACATGCATATATGCGATATTATTTGGATAACAGAATTCAAATTCATAtctattgtctttttttttttttttgaatacaactaaccctattacattgtagtatctgttcatacatactttctcagcctgttgaagcacaaagagttagtatggcctccactgaggctcgatctcgTGACCTCCCGTACGGgagagccactacatgccatttgaacACAAGGCTAATGGCAAATTCAGATCTATTGTCTAAAAACAATGGTaacttatcatttaattatttagtttgaattacaatgttatttttttttttaaagagtggATATTGAACggattcaaattaattaatttatattttgagaTGATTTAAGATtgataattgtaattttaatgaGTTACGTGATAAAAAGGGttcatcaacaaaaaaaaatagtacccCGTAATAGTAATTTCGAGTATGGTGATTGTCTCGTGGTTTGAGTAATgagttttcctttttttcttttttttttttcttttttgaagaGATGATGGGGTTGGAGGGTGGATTATGGTTTTGAGGCATTGGGACTGGGTGGTGGCGATGTATATTTGTGGCAACATCATCGATAATAATCGTAGGGAGTCATGAGTTAAATTTTTGACATTTTGTTCATAACTGAATTCTTTGTGAACCAAATACTATATGCATGAGAATAAAGTCATATTTAACttgccaaacaccttgtgttcaagcggcatgaagtgattctcccaagtgggaggtcatgggttcaagcctcagtggagacaatgTTGActgatactacatgtaacagggtcaatagtattcaaaaaaaaaaagtcatattttacAGAGTGATGATTGATACCATCAGCTCATTAAGGTTCATCAATAGAAAATAAACAATTCAGATAGattaggcaaattattctgtggagcGGGGTCATCAATTTTATAATCCTCAATTGTTGGTCTATTCAGATAGattaggcaaattattctgtggagcGGGGTCATCTTGTAATGTGGACCCAgatttaaaatgcacaatttacatactgaatatttacaatttgaattgtgaaccctcagtatgtaaattgtaacactgaatatttacaatttgaattgtgaaccctcagtatgtaaattgtaacactgaatatttacaatttgaattgtaaaccctcagtatgtaaattgtaacaGGTGAATAATATAACTATTGCATAGATCATAGATAGATCAAATTTATTATCACTTTTTATTTAGGACCATGTTTAGTGTACTAGGCTGTGGAATTTGTCATATACTTTGTTTAGATATTCAGCCATATTATTGCATTGTCTTATatttttgaccaaaaaaaaagggataaactacaaataagccaccgtactatttgggaacaagcaattaggccatcgaactcgaataaccttcaaataagccactgaactcggaaaaacaaagcaattaagccactgaaatcggaaaaaagagcaattaacccatttttaaaatttccggCAAAATTTTTCGGCACCGGCGACTATTTCCGGCAACCTTGCTACCATTTCCAGTGACCGaagtcgtcgccggtcgccatcTCCCTGGGGAAGGCGACCAGATCTAGTCGCCTTTTTCAGGAGAAGGCATTCTGGTCGCCTGAAATGGTCGCCGATGGAAAATTTTGccagaaattttaaaaatgggttaattgttcttttttccgatttcagtggcttaattgctttgttttttccGAGTTCAAGTGGCATATTTGAGGActattcgagttcgatggcctaattgcttgttcccaaatagtaccgtagcttatttgtagtttatcccaaaaaaaaatagaaaagaaaaaagagtgtGATTCCttgaagaaaacaaagaaaaagattgTGACAAAGATCTGTTGTAGTACGTACGTAGTGTTTGAAATTTGAAGCAGGCGAATATTCTGGGACAGGATGTACGAATTCGAAAACCTCATCTCAACCGGTACACATGTCTCAACTTTTTTCTCGTCTTTTCTTTTCATCACACATTATTGGGAACCTGGAAATGTTTAAGTTGAAATCATATTTTTGCACAAACTGTGAGAAGATAAATGTTAAAATCGAGAATTCATGGAAGTCAGGTAGAATGAATAAGTATTTTCTTGAATGGAGGATCACTCACAATATTATGCATCTTTGAGTTGAAAATTGCGATTGGGTTATAATACTAATTTTGTTAAGTTTCAAATGTTACACAAATTTGATCAGAAAACAAAGACAATTATATCAtaaatttgatgaaaatataTAAGATTCAGTCAAACCCTATGAAAGAATATACACAAAAGCACACTGTTGTATCCTACACTTTTAGCAATACACCATAGAATCTCGAAtactccatccaactaaaaatctaaactgATAATTGaactacatatttatttttatattatatttatactaacACTCTCCTCTCTCCTCTTTTCAGACCAACTTTAATTTCTCTGTACAATCCTCAGAAACCGTATTCCCGATCAACTTGAAACCGAGACTTGAGCATCCCAACACCACTGAAGCTACTTCTCGCCGCCATTATTTCCGTCAACGAaaccctcttcttcttcttctcccccGTCTCCGGCCTCAGCTTCGGCGCGCTCTGAGACCTCAGCTTCGCGTTAAACGACTGGGTATTCGCCATGTAACTCGGGCAGTTTGAATGCTGCCGGAAAAGGCTATCCCCGGAGACGCTCTTCGCCGGCGTCGGTGGCGCATTGAACCGCCCGGAGCCCCTCGCTCGCGGCGTGTTATGCGCCGTCGGGAACTTTCCGTCGTCGCCCAGATAGCTCCAGTCGTAATAATCGCACAAATGGCGCCGCTCCGGGATCGACAGCCTGCCCGGAATCCGACACGGCGGAGGGGTTGAAATTAGAAGTGGAGAGTTCATCGGATCGTCGCCGGAATCCGACATTCCGGCGCTGATCCTCCACCCGGATCTTGATTTCAGATTGTATGTATCGATTTCCACTGTTCTCGGGCTTTCGGGCTCAAACCTCTCCTGcaaacaaaaacattaattaattaattactgttCAACAATCTTCTCGTACAAATCAATGAACTAACTAACGTAAAATCCTAAATTCTTACAATGGACTTTCTGGCTCGAATGTCGGCCGCAAATCTGGGGTCATTGCTCAATGAAGGACGAACTCTTTGTGATCGGACGGCCGCCTGAGCTCTGATCAGAGCTTGCATACTATATAGAGTAGCGGCGGCTCTTTTCCGAACAAGATAACCCCTCACTAGAGCCTGCAGTTTTACTATTCCTTTCAGAGCTCTTAAAGCTTTTCTTGCCTGCAAATTGATCAAATTAGATCACAAGACAATTTAGTAGTTTATGTTACACTTTAAGGTTTGCTAAGACAACATAGGAATGTAGGATATTCAAATTTCTGGTCACGAACAGTTCAGTtgatttttgttaattaattgtggaaaaaaaatgaaacacaattcattttttttgatAGATTGTGGGCAAGAAAAACTAAACACAGTTGATTTGTGTGTAGACTGTGGACAAGAAAAACGAAATAAAGAGGGAAATTACCAAATAGCCCCTGAAGAAAGTTTGAATTTTGACAGCAGCCCATTTCTCCCTCCTCCCATACGCCACTCCTCCACCTTTGCCTTGGCTGGTAAGTTTCACCACCGCCGCCGCAGCCTGCGCCGCCGCCATG is a window of Ipomoea triloba cultivar NCNSP0323 chromosome 11, ASM357664v1 DNA encoding:
- the LOC115996181 gene encoding jacalin-related lectin 19-like translates to MEEATAVKKRIEIGPWGVHGGSDCDDGSIDGIREISLVYGRCIDSIKVVYNKNGRPFTAEKKHGGNGGDKTGEVKLQFPEEYLTSISGYYGPQRGSLVIRSLTFKSNLQRTFGPFGLEEGTPFSLPVEGGKIAGLKGRNGWYVDSIGCYIACTQTPKAATNNQKGKKTRKKRATTVVGLDNRIKAAAP
- the LOC115997463 gene encoding uncharacterized protein LOC115997463, producing MGKAVRWLKGLLGIKKDKEFPDKKVNKRWSFGRLSGDSREAGCQVPGDMTPVVVGSPWRVRSYLSDSEKEQNKHAIAVAAATAAAADAAMAAAQAAAAVVKLTSQGKGGGVAYGRREKWAAVKIQTFFRGYLARKALRALKGIVKLQALVRGYLVRKRAAATLYSMQALIRAQAAVRSQRVRPSLSNDPRFAADIRARKSIERFEPESPRTVEIDTYNLKSRSGWRISAGMSDSGDDPMNSPLLISTPPPCRIPGRLSIPERRHLCDYYDWSYLGDDGKFPTAHNTPRARGSGRFNAPPTPAKSVSGDSLFRQHSNCPSYMANTQSFNAKLRSQSAPKLRPETGEKKKKRVSLTEIMAARSSFSGVGMLKSRFQVDREYGF